A stretch of DNA from Synechococcus sp. JA-3-3Ab:
GATCTGCAATCTAGGCTGAGTAAAGCACCGAGACCCAAGCGTAGGCGAATGCGGCAAGCGGCGTTTCGTCTGCGGGAGAGAATCAGGAACTTGGTGGACGAGTGCCATCGCAAGGTAGCGGCGTTCTTGACGGATAACTACCGATTGATATTCCTCCCCACTTTCGAGTCAGCCAAGATGGTTGCCAAGGCAGGGAGGAAGTTTGGTAGCAAGACAGCAAGGGCGATGCTCACCTGGGCGCACTACCGGTTCAAGCAGCTCCTGAAGTTTCAAGCCAAGAAGAAAAACGTGGTTGTCGTGGAAGTATCGGAAGCGTACACCAGCAAAACCTGTACCAAGTGCGGGCACATCCACACTAAGTTGGGTGGTGCAAAGGTGTTTAGATGCCCAAAGTGCAACCATAGGCTACCACGAGATTGGCAAGGCGCTCTGGGTGTTATGCTCAGAGCTTTGCGGGATACCGCCTTTCTGTTTGGACTCCGTCCGAGTAGCGCGGTCGCGTCAGCATCGCGTAGTGACAACGGAAACGGACAGAATGCTATCGCTTCACCGCTGAGCAGTAATGCTCAGCAGTGTTCAGCGTAAATGTATCAGCTTGCCCGTCGCCTGGAGCAGGCGGCCAGGGAGCCCTCCAGTTGTTACCCTGGGGCTCCGGCAGGGGCAGCAGCGTTAGCGACAGGATTGGGCATTCCCAAAAAGATGCAGGAAAATCAGGAGAAGTTGAGCCGGGATCCCAGACCCACCGGCTCTCCATCTCGTTTGCTGAGGAAACCCGATGCACGACCTGGACAGTTTGCCAGAACCGGTAGCCGATGCCCTAATCAAAAGCCTGCTTACAGATGTGGAGCGGCTGATCAACCAGCACGGTTTGTCGGAGGTTTTGGTGGGGTTGGCCATGTATTGCAATGTGCAGTTCAAGGCCAAGTTCAATAAACCCAACCGCACCGAAAAGGATGAGGAGCTGGGATTTTACTTCCGCGACGCCGCCAAAGCTCTGGAGGTAGCGGCCAGCCTCACCTATCGCACCATCGATCGCTCTCGGCCCACCTCGCCTGGCACCTAGACTTTAGGGATCCCTTTTCAACCCTCACCCCCGGCCCCTCTCCCAGCCCTCACCCCCGACCCCTCTCCCAAAGGGAGAGGGGAGTTGGCGAGCGCTCCGGGGTGGCAAGGGATCCCCCTGAGTTTTTATGCTGGTGGGCGAAAGTTGCAGTGAGGCCGCGCGTGAGAGTTGTCTGGGAACGCAGCATTTACGGGGGCAATGGCCGGGTGCCCTGCATCGTCTGCGGTGGATGGGCCGCCCCTATCCCAAAAAAGGGGCAGCAGGTGTTGCTGGCGGTGGTCTATAACGACCGCGGCCAAATCTACGGCGAGATCTGCCGCAGTTGCCTCAGCCTGGGGCCCAAGGGCATCAAAGAGTATCTACGAGAGCGGATTGCCCGCCTGCGCAGGCAACTGCAAGACCTAGAGGAGCTGGAACGAGGAGAGGTGCAGTTGCCCACCCTGGAGCAGGAGCTGAGCGCCTACTTGGATTAACCGCTATACCTTCTTCTCGACCGAAACCTGCAGCCAGCAGCCCAGCTCGGCGGCCAGCCATTGCAACTCCGGATCGTGCAAGTTCTTCAGCTCGTACTTGCAAACGCCCGCCCAGATGTTCAACTGTGGGCCCACCTCTACCCGATCCCCATCGCAATCGCGTCGGGTATGGCGCGGCATCAGCTCCAGCCGGTGAGGAGATCCCGCGCCAGGCGGGTGGGTCTGCCGCTGCACCTGCTCAGCCGCCGCTCCGGTCGATGCCGCTGCTGCCAGGGTGGGCGCTCTGAGACCATATCCCCTCGCTTCTGGGGCTTCTAAACAGGGATCCCTTGAGAAAGTTGTTCTGGATCCCAGAATCATCCCTGGAAAGCCTGTCCGCAAGCCCCCACGCATGGGCCAGCAGCTTTCCCGAAACGGGGAGGATATGCTGGGCGACAGAGAGGGATCCCCACTTGCCGAGGCGATGGTTTTCTAGCTGAGTCTTCCATTCCGTCTGTTTTCCCCACCTACTACCAACAGTTGGGGCTTTCTGATACATTTACGCTGAACACTGCTGAACATCACTGTTCAACTATGCAGCGATAGCATTCTGTTTGTTTCCAAACAGAATGGCGGTATCCCGCAAAGCTTTGAGTAGAATACCCAAAGCGCAGTTTCCGTGTCGTCTTACTACCAATTTTCTGCTTTGCTTTGGCTACCATGTTGGCAGACTCGAAAGTAAACAGAAAGATCAACTGGTAGTAATCCGTACTGAACATATTATACATTATTTTCAGTATAGTTGAGCTTATTATTGACTAGAGTCATGCTCCCCAAGCCAGCCTGGAGGAGATCAAAGCCGTCTACCGCCGGCGGGTGCGCGAGATTCATCCGGATCGTCTGCCTGCCGATCTCCCCGAGGGGTTGCGGCAATTGGCCCAGCGAGAGTTTCTTCAGCTCCAACAGGCCTACCGCGTCCTCAGCGACAGCCGGCAGCGCCGGGCCTACGATCTCAGCCTCCAGCCTTCTCCTTTGCCGGTGCCGCAGCCGACCGTGGCCCCTGCCGGTTGGCTGGCCCTCTTGAGCGCTGTCTTGAGCGGAGCTGCTCTCTGTTTGGCAAGCTTGGCCCTTTGGAATGCTCGCATCCCGGCCCAAGGTTTGGATGTGGCCGGCAAAACGGCTGTTGTTGGCGCCCCTCAGTTGTCCGGCAACGCGGATCCCTCCCTGGCCACCGTCCCCCAGACATCCGAGACGGGCAACGCCTCGGAAAGGAGGATCTCGGCCCCAGCCGCCCCTTCTGAAGACTTCTTGAAGCCTTCCCCAGAGCAGGTCGACCGCTTCGCCCGCGCTCTGCTGGCGGTGCAGCCCCTTCTGGCGGCCACCCAAACTCGCCTGCAGCAGGCCAAGGGCAGCGAGGAACGTCGGCAAATTGAACAACAGTTTGAAACCGCAGCCGCCAAGATCATCGCCGCCCATCAACTGACCCCAGAGGACTATCACCGCATCTCTGCCAGCGCCCAGTCGGATCCGGGTGTGGCAGCCGCAGTCACCGCAGCCGTGCGCCGCTGGATGTCGCCCTAGCCCGACAAGACCCTGGCCTGTAGGCGGGAAGAAAAAACTTCGTAAATAACAGTCAAAGGCTGGCCTCGGTGCAGCAAAAGATAATGCCTAGCCCAAAAAGGGCCGCGACAGTTGAGCAGCCGGGCAACTGGCTCGGCTTCGCCATAGTAGAGGCGACGCACTTCGCGAAAGGTCTCCAGTTTTTCTTGGATCAGATTTTGGCCAATGGGCAAATCGGGATGGGGCAAGTATTGGGCCAGATGGTCGGAGTTCCACCAAGAGGTGGCATAGAGCAAGGGCTGCTGAGAGGTTGCTCCACACAGCCAAACCCGCCGCCGCAGCAAGGGGGATCCCAGCCGCGCCAGATCCTTGGTCAGCCGTTGCATGGACTGGGGGGCGGCGCTCTGCTCTGCCAGCAGCTCGACCCGGCCCGTGTCGAGCAGATGGGCCTGAATCGGCTCTTGGGTCAAGGCAGCCAGAGTGCGGGTGGTCAAGCCATCCCCCAAAAGCAGCAAGCGCAACACAGGATCCACCTGCACCAACTCAGGCTGTAGCGGATCTGCCTCCCCCTGCCAATACAGTTGCAGGGGCCACCAATCGCCTTGGCCAGAGGAGACGTTAGAACAGAGGGCAGCGCTCCAAGGGGATCCCGCAGCGTCGCCATGGGAGGTGAGTGAAGAAGGGAAAAGTTCCAAGGCGGAGGTTGAGTTGTTAAGTTCTGTATCGCTCCTTAGTCTAGCCCACCCCATGTCTCTGCTCTAGGGATGTTCCTAGCTGGTGCCCGGCTGGATCAGCAGCCGTACCAGCCAGGGGACGACCACGATGACGCTGATCAGGCGGGCCAGGTGCATGACCACCACCGTGCTGGCTTGCGCCCCCATGTCCAGGGCTATCAGGCTCATGTCCGAAATGCCTCCCGGAGCGGTGCCCAAGATGGCGGTCAGGCGCTCGATCCCCAGCCAACGGGAGATCAAGTACCCCGACAAAACTCCCGTGCCCACCGCAATCACCGTACAGAGCAGGGCCGGTCGCCACAGATCTTTCAAGGCCAACAGCGTATCGGCGGTGAGCTTGCTGCCCAAAAGAATGCCCAGCACCACCTGCATGACAAAGCGGATCCCGGCTGGGGGAGTGGGGATCGGGATCGCTCCCCAAACATTGACCAAACCCACTGCTACCATCGAACCCACCAAAGCTCCTGCCGGCAGCCTCAGCTTGACTGCAATCAGGGCGCCCGCCAATCCGATCAACAGCGTCCAGAGATAGTTCATCATTGCGGTTTGGCCTCAAGGCAAGAGGATCGCTGTGAGCCAGGGTTGGAGCTGCTCTCCCCACGGCATTCGGCGCAGATGCCGTAGAAGTCAAGCACATGGTACTCGATGACAAATTGGTAGCGGCTGGCAAGCTGCTCCTCCAGGTCTCCCACTGGGCAATCCGGCAGAGGCACCACCCGCCGACATTCGGTGCAAATGAGGTGATGGCGGTTGTGGCCGTTGCTGGGCAAAACCTGATAGTAGGTCTGCTGATCTCCCAAGTTGACCGCTTGCAGCTTGCCCTCGTTGCGCAGAGCCTCCAAAGCCCGGTAGACCGTGGCCAAGCCAACGCTATGGTTGGCATTGCGCAACTCCAGGAAGATCTCTTGGGCCGAGAGGGGCCGCAAGCTCTGCTTCAAGACTTCCAGGATCAGTTTTTGGCTGCGGGTCTGGCGGGAGGAGGACATGATCCCTTTTCGTTCTGAGGGGTCACCAGCAAGGTTAGCGCTCGGCGTCGGCCTCGGCTTTCATGCGCTCTAGGGTTTGGTGCATTTGGTCGAACATTTGGCTGAGGGTGAGCCCAAACCCCCCAAGCTGGGTTTGCAGTTGTTTGATGGTCATCTGAGCCATAAAGTCGTCGGAGAGCTCCAGCCGCTTCATGAAAATGCGCTGCCGCTCCAGCAATTCTTCCATTCGCTCGATGAAGATTTTTTTGCCTTCCCGGTCGAATTGGCCGTAGCGCTCGCCAAGTCGCATCAGGTTTTGGAAGTCCTGAAACAGCTGCTTGGCTTCTTCTTGAACGATCTCCGAGTCGAAGAAGCTCATGGCCTTTCGTCTGCCCTAAATAAACTGCATTGGGTATACCCATCCTATCCGATCGGGTTGGGGGGTCGCAGTCCCTGCCGTTTTCCGGCCAGTACGGGATCCCGTCCTTCGCTTGGGTGGAGAATGGAGTTTTGACCTGTCTGCCCCGCTTATGTTCCCCTTTCCTGGTGTGAAGGCTTATACGCAGCCGTCTTTGGCCCAGCAGTGGTGCCAACGGGTGCAGGGATCCCGACCGCTGTTTTTGGCCTGCCTGGGGTTTACGGAAACGGCCCTTATTCCCGGCATCTCGGCTGCCGGCGCCACGCCCTCCTTGCGGCGCTACACGGCCCTTGCCGATGGAGAGGTGTTGCTGGGGGACTATTCTCACCGCCTGCCCACCTCTCCCGATGGCTATCCTTCACCGGTGGTGATCAGCCGCGCCGTCCTGAGGGAGTTGGGGATCCCCTGTCGCGTGTTCGACTGTGGTTTGCCGGAGCCTCTGCCGGGGGCAGAAACGGTCAGCGCCAGGGGAATAGCCCGCTGCTTGAGCACAGGGCAGGCTCTGTCTTTGGAGCAGGTGGGATCCCTGTGGCAGGAGGGGTATGAGCGGGGATCCCGGCTGGAGTCGAGCTACTGCGTCATCGGAGAATGTGTGGCGGGAGGCACCACCACGGCGCTGGCAGTGTTGTTGGGGCTGGGCTGGCAAGCAGAGGGCATGGTCAACAGCAGCCACCCGGTCTGTAACCACGCCCAAAAGCTGGCCTTGGCCCGGCAGGGATTGGCCAGACTTCCCGCCAGGGCTACCGCCCCAGAGGTGGTGGCCGCTGTGGGGGATCCGATGCAGCCTTTTGTAGCCGGGCTGGCGATGGCGGCAGCCCAGCGGGGGCCGGTGCTGCTGGCGGGCGGCACCCAAATGCTGGCGGTGCTGGCCCTGATGCGGCGCTGGGGGGAAGAGCAAGGGATCCCCTGGCCCCCGGAGAATGTAGCCATAGGTACCACCCGCTGGGTGGCCGAGGATCCCTCGGGCAATACGGTGGGTTTGGCGGAGCTGCTGGGCGAGGTTCCCCTTTTGGCCACCCAACTCAGCTTTGCCCAAAGCCGCTATGCCCCCCTCCGGGCCTACGAGCGGGGCTATGTCAAGGAAGGGGTGGGGGCGGGTGGGCTGGCCATTGTCAGCAGCCTCTATGCCGGCTGGGGCCAGGCAGAGCTACTGGCCGCCGTTGAGCGCAGCTACGAGCAGCTCGTGCTTCAGGCCGGCTCCAGGGGGGCCATCGTCAGGCCCTCCCGCAGCAACTGTTGATGGTAGAGCTCTGCTTGCTCTTGCGGGCCGACCCAAACCACCGCCTGCCCTTCGGCATCCACCTGCACGGTCAGTTGCCGTGCCAGGGGCAGGGTCATGCCGGGGATGTACTTGAGCAAGCATTCGGTAACATGCTGAAAGGTGTTGAAATCGTCATCCAAGACGATCACCTTGAAGTGGGGGTAGGGCTGGCGAACCCGGGTTCTCGACGGAGACGACTGCTGAGCAGGTCGAGTGGGAGCTTCCGTGGTCATAGCAGCAGAACTCAGGACAACATCTGGATACCTAGGTCACATTCAACTTTCTCAACAGCCAAAAATCGGTCGCTGTTGATTCTGAGTCCATTCTAGTTCCTAGTCTCCAGTGGACGCATGGGGTCTGCCGGCAGCCCGTATTTGCCTTTGGATCCCTTGCCGGTGCAAGAGATGGGAAAGAGGTGCGGATCCCCGATCCGCTCTCACAACATCAGCTCTTGCCGCAGGGAGCGACGGGGCTTTTTGCCACCGAAGTGGCGCTCAAAATAGAGGGCGGTGGCTTGCGACAGGATCCCGGCTTCGACAAGCGCCTGGCAGAGGGATCCCCCAGGGGGTAGGTGCTCTTGGATCTGCTGGATTTGCGCGGCGCTGACCAGCCCCGAAGCCTTAAGGTAGTCGGCCACGTGCCGTCCGCCTGCCAGGTAGACAGAGTAGCCGTCTTCGCTGAAAAACTTGACTGTCTCCGGCTTGAGGCCGCTGTGGTGGGTCAGCACGTCTGTGAAAGTGCCGCCCTCTGTTTCCCAGGCGTGGAGGACGGTTTCGATGCCGGCGTTGTCGAGGAGACCGGCTGCGCGCAACTGGGTCAAGATCCGCCGCACCCAAGGGTTGGCCCGCTGCAGCGCTTCCAGATCTTCTTCTCCCAAATACTCCTGAGGCGGCAGCTCGGCATCTGCGGTCGATTCGGCCACGCTCGCAGTTTGGGTAGCCGGGGCAGGCGACGGCGTCCGGTTGGCCTGCACTTGGGCCTGGAGCTGGCGCACCTGCTCTCGGGCCTGTTGAAGCTGGGCTTCGGTGGACTGCAGATGGCTTTGGGTGGCTTGCAGTTGGGCTTGGACTTCCTGCAGGCGTTCTTGAGTTACCTGGAGTTGGGTCTGGGCTTCCTGAAGTTCCCCCCGCAGCCGGTGGATGGTCTGGCTGGCTTCTTGGCGGGCGTGGGCCAGGTCGGCAATGAGGCGGGCCTTCGTCGATTGGGCCACTTGAAGCTGGTGCTGCTGCTCCTGCAGCGATTGGCTGAGAGCGGCCAATTCGGCTTCCTTGTGCTCAAGAGCCTGGCGCAGTTGAGCCTCAGCTTGCTGATGCTGCTGCAGCCGGGATCCCAACTCTTGCAGCTTGAGCTTGGCCTGAGATTGCCATTCCGTCAGCTCGTGGCAGTGGCGCCGCAGGGTCTCCAGCTCGGCCTGGGCAGCTTGCAACTGCTCGGCCAGTGCCTGGACTTGCGCGGATCCCCGATCTTGCTGCGCTCGGAGCTGCTCCTCCAACTCCTGAATGCGCTGCTGGGCAGCCCTGTGTTGCTCGGATCCCTGCTGGATTTGAGCCGCCAGTTGGGCTTCCAACTCGGCAATGCGCTGTTGCTGCTGCTGCTGGCGGGATTGAGACTCAACGAGCTGCTGTCGCTCCCGCTCCAGTTGCGCTTCTAGGGCGGCAACCTGCTCTTGGTAGTGCTCCAGTCGGGCTTGGTATTGCGCGGTAGCTTTGTGAACTTGCTGCGCCACCTGCAGCGGCGAAGCGTAGAGGGGGGGCTGATCCGGAATGGTGGACCACTGCTCCAGCATCACTTCCCAACTGTTGGCAGCTCCTCGCCGTCGCCGGAGCTGCTGCTGCTTGTCGAGGGCCCACTCCAACCAGTGGGGCTGCACCCAGCCCTGCTGCACCAAGATCTCCCCCAGCTTGCGCTCCGGGTGCTGCCGCTGCTGAATCAGGGCCTGATGGATGTGCTCCAGCTCCAGATACCCATGCAGCACCAAGATCTCGCCGATGCGCACCAATTCGACCGGAATCAATGGGTAGAGATCTCGGGGGGCAACCCAGCCGTGCTGCATACACAGCTCCCCCAACATCAAGGGGTTGTCGGCCTTTTCCCACATGGCCTGAGCCAGTTGGGCGGGGGTGAGCAGTCCTGCTCGGTTGAGGGCTTCTCCCAAGCGGATCTCAAACTTTTCCTGCTCGATGGCGGTTGGGGTGGGGCTGGTCGGCGGATTCATTGGGCCTCTCGGACGGGAAGAGTAAGCTCTGCTACAACTATCGTAGTGGAAAATCCTTAGAGAAGTAGCATTCTGCAACCGAAACGCATTTTGTCAAGCCGAGGATCCACGGATTTTGCCGGAAGGTCGCTTTTTAAGTCCTAAGAGGGGCGCTGTTCTTGGCTTTGGGCAAACTGTTGCAACTGCCTCAGGAGCAGCAACTGCCCCAGTCCAAGGGGCAGGAGGGAGACGGCCTCAACCCGGAGCTGTACCCAGCCGTTGCCCCACATCCAGTCGCAGTAGCCATCGGCTCCGCCCCACATTAGTAGGCGTAGCCGTTTCGGCAGCAGGGTTTCCACCTGGTGCGTGATCGAGACGGGGCCCCACTGGACGGCAAAGGTGCTGCCCAGCTCCAGCCTAGCGGGCAGGGATCCCTGCAACTGCTGCGGCCAGAGCCACTGCTGCAACAGCCCCACCTCGGTCAAGCAGCGCTGCAAGGTCGAGGAACTGGCCTCGACCTCGATGCGGATGGTGGAAGATTGGAATGTCCCGAGCATACTTATCCGGCTGAGGCGACCCCAGAACCGAAGCGGCAGCCGGGGCGACAACTTCTAACTCCATTCTGGCCAATTGTTCGAGAGTTGCCTTTGAAAACAGCTCGTCCTCACGTGGTTGCCATCCTGGCCCAGAGTCTGGACGGCAGGATCGCCACCCACCGCGGGCAAAGGCCCCACTTCGCCAGCGCCGAAGACCACCAGCACCTGGAAACCCAAGCTGCCCGGCAACAGGCTTTGATCATGGGGGCGGCCACGCTGCGGGCCTACGGCACCAGCCTGCGCATCCGGGATCCCGAGCTCATCCAACGCCGACTCCAGCAGGGCCTCTCCCCTCAGCCCCTGACGATCATCTGCTCCGGCAGCGGGGAGATTCCTGAGGATTTGCCGTTTTTTCGCCAGCCCCTCACCCGCTGGCTGTGGACAACTCCCCAGGGATCCCGGCTTTGGCAGAACCGAACCGGCTTTGAAGAGATCTGGGTGGCTGCCGATTGGGATCTGCCGGCACGGCTGGCGCGCCTGCGCAGTTTGGGCATCGAACGGGTGGGGTTGCTGGGCGGGGGCCGGCTTTTGGGGGCGTTTTTGCAGGCAGGGGCCTTGGATGAGCTGTGGGTGACCCTGGCGCCGGTGCTGCTGAGTGGGTATGCCGATGCGCCCGCCAGCATCGAGGGCTGGCAGCTGCAGGGATCCCCGCCCCAACTGGAGCTGCTGGAGTGCCACCGTGGCTCTAAGGAGCTGTTTTTGCGCTACCGGGTCGAGTGGCCCTGAGGGGGCTCGCGAGAAAAATTTTTGGACAAATTTAGATTTCTCAGAAATCCACAGGTTTTCCCCAGACTTTCCACAGAGAGGAGGCCTGTTTTCCACAGGCCTGTGACCTCAGGAAACGGCAGCGAGGGTTTTTGTGGAAAAGTCCAAACTGGAAAGTTCAGACGGATACACCTTGAGAAACGCAACGGGATCGCGCCGTTTTTGCCGATGGCATCAAAGCCGGCGGCGGGCTTGAACAAACTTGGAGCCGCTGCCCAGGATTGACACCCCCCATGGGGCAGAGGGCAGAATAGCCGCACCTGAGGTGAGGGGGAGATTTTCCTGGCAGCTCTCCTCAGAGGCAAAGAACCCTTTGCCCAAAAACTCTATCCCTTCTCCTGCCTGAGACAAGGCCAAGGGGCAGTTTGGTATCCTCTGGCCGCTGCCGGACGGGCTAGGGGCAAACTTCTACACACTGTCTTGCTTTTGGCGGGACCGATGCGGCCCCCGGCGTACCCAAGTTAGAGAGCTGGGTTGGCTTGTTTTTTCCCTTCTGGGCAGGCCCGGTTTTGGCCGGCTCCTTAGGTTTTCTTGGTTTCCCTGTTAACCCCGAGTAGGTGGTTGGGCTATGGATTCTCCCACCGTCAGCATTTTGAGCGAAATTCCCGAGGAGCTACACGACACCCTCAAAAACTACCTCTCTCGTCACCCCGATTGGGATCAAGATCGGGTCGTAACGGCAGCGCTCTCGTTATTCCTGCTCCAGAGCGGAGACACGGATCGGCGCGCTGCCCGTATTTACTTAGACAGCCTGTTTCGCCGCAACTGAGCCCTCGCAAGGCAAGCGCCGAGGATGGCCCGATTCAGGAGCGGGGGGGTAGGAACGCTCTGTCAAGAACGTCCTATTCACCTGAACTGTTAACCTGAGTAGGGAGATGTCCCGCTGTTGCTGAATACCGGCGGGAAGGGCAAAAAAGGGATCCACCAAGGGAAAAACCGTGCCACAGGGCTTTGGGCGAGGAAAGGGCGACCGGCAGACGGCTGGGCCAAAAGGCCTAGGAAGAGGCTCCGGTCTATCCCCCTTCCCTTCCCCAGAGGCGACCCTGGCGCTGGCCGAGCGCCACCGACAAGCAGGGGATCTGGAGACAGCACTGCACCTCTGCCGGCAGCTTACCCGGGCCCATCCCCACCTGTTCGCCGCCCAGGCGTTGCTGGGATCCCTCTATCTGCAGATGGGGGATCCCCGCCAAGCTTTGACCCCTTTGCAACTGGCGCTGCACCTACGGAGAGATTGGGTGCCGGCCTGGCAGGAGCTGGGCGATGCCTGGATGCTGCTGGGCAACCCGGAGGAGGCGGCGCGCGCCTACAAGCAGGGGCTGGCCTTTGCCCCTAACGACGGGCAACTGCTCTTCCGGTTGGGCAGTTGTTGGCTGGCTTTGGGGAAACGGGAGCAGGCGATTGCAGTGCTGCGACAGGCGGCAGCGGCCCAACCTCCTCAGGCTTATGCGCTGGCAGCTCTGGGCAATGCCCTCCTATTCGACAACCAGCTTGCAGAAGCCGAAGCCTGGTTTCGCCGCGCTCTTGTCCTGGCGCCGCAGGAGGGGCGGATCCTCGTCAACCTCGGCCACTGCCTACACCTGCAAGATCGCCTGGAGGAGGCCGCCGACTGTCTGCTACGGGCCATCCCGCTGCTGCCAGGGGAGGCGCAGCCCCACAACAACCTGGGCACCGTCCTGCAAGAGCAAAACCGACTCGAGGCCGCTATCGAGGCCTATCGGCGCGGCCTGCAGTTGGCCCCCGACTGGCCGGAGATCCACTACAACCTGGGCACGGCCCTGCTCACCCTGGGCCGCTACGAGGAGGGGTGGCAGGAGTACGAGTGGCGGCTGCAGCGCCAGGGAGCGGCCTACCCCTGCTTCCCTTTGCCCCTGTGGACGGGATCCCCCTTGGGCCGGCAGACGCTGCTTGTCTACGCCGAACAAGGGCTGGGAGACACAATTCAGTTCGCGCGCTACCTGCCCCTTTTGGCCGCCGCCCATCCGCAGGCCTCCCTCTATTTCCGCTGCCCTCACTCCCTAGTCGAGTTGCTGCGAGCCTCCTTTCCTCAAGTCCAGGTCATTTCCGATACGGATCCCCTGCCCCCCTTCGACTGGCACCTGCCCTTGCTTAGCCTGCCCCATCGCCTGGGCACCACGCTGGAGACAATTCCCGACCGCATCCCCTATCTGGTTTGTCCCGATGGGAGCTCCGCCTGGCCGGAAGATTGGCCAGAGCTTCCCCAGAGGGGGATAAAGGTGGGGCTGGTGTGGGCCAGTGGCCGCCGCGACGACCTCGCCCTCAGCCGGGTGCAGAGGTTAAAAAGCTGTTCTCTTAACCTCTTCCTCGAGTACCTTAATCTGCCCCAGGTGCAGTGGGTTAGCCTGCAGGTGGGTGAAGATCTAAGCCAGGTAGAACCCCTTCTCAAGCAGCACCAGGTGGTGGAGCTGGGATCCCGTTTCCGGAATTTTGTTGATACTGCTAGGGCAGTTGCCCAGTTGGATCTGGTAATTAGCGTCGATACTGCCGTTGCCCACCTGGCTGGGGCGCTGGGCAAGCCGGTGTGGGTGCTGCTGCCCTTTGCCGCTGATTGGCGCTGGCTACTGCAGCGGCAAGACAGCCCCTGGTACCCCAGGGTGATGCGCCTATTCCGCCAAGAAGCCCGCGGCAACTGGGTTGGTGTGCTGCAACAGGTGCGGGCAGCCCTGGAAGAGCTACTAAGGGGGATCCCGTCCTACTCCTCGCCTTTTGGAACGATGCGCTGAAACAGATAGCCGGTACCGCGGGCTGTCAGGATAAGCTCAGGGTTGCTCGGGTCATCCTCCAACTTGGCCCGCAGCCGCGAGATGTGGACATCCACCACCCGCGTATCCACGTGGCGCTCCGGCGTGTAGCCCCACACCTCTTGCAAAATCTCGGCGCGGGAAAACGGCTCCCCCGACCGGCTGACCAGCAGCTCCAGCAAACTAAACTCCATCCCCGTCAGGCGGATGCGCTCGTCCCGCTTGTAAACCTGCCGCTTGTTGGTATCGATGCGAAGATCCCCCACCTGAATTACCCCTGAGCTGGGGATCCCTTCATGGGACGACCGCGCCACCCGCCTCAGCACCGAACGAATGCGGGCCTCCAGTTCTTTGGGCGAAAACGGCTTAACCACGTAGTCGTCTGCCCCCAGTTCCAAGCCAGTAATGCGGTCGGCCACGTCCCCCAACGCCGTGAGCATGATGATCGGGATGTCGGATTCTTTGCGCAACTCCTGGCAGACCCCGTAGCCATCCAGCTTCGGCAT
This window harbors:
- a CDS encoding DUF1825 family protein, with the translated sequence MSFFDSEIVQEEAKQLFQDFQNLMRLGERYGQFDREGKKIFIERMEELLERQRIFMKRLELSDDFMAQMTIKQLQTQLGGFGLTLSQMFDQMHQTLERMKAEADAER
- a CDS encoding DUF4168 domain-containing protein; amino-acid sequence: MEEIKAVYRRRVREIHPDRLPADLPEGLRQLAQREFLQLQQAYRVLSDSRQRRAYDLSLQPSPLPVPQPTVAPAGWLALLSAVLSGAALCLASLALWNARIPAQGLDVAGKTAVVGAPQLSGNADPSLATVPQTSETGNASERRISAPAAPSEDFLKPSPEQVDRFARALLAVQPLLAATQTRLQQAKGSEERRQIEQQFETAAAKIIAAHQLTPEDYHRISASAQSDPGVAAAVTAAVRRWMSP
- a CDS encoding chorismate pyruvate-lyase family protein, producing MELFPSSLTSHGDAAGSPWSAALCSNVSSGQGDWWPLQLYWQGEADPLQPELVQVDPVLRLLLLGDGLTTRTLAALTQEPIQAHLLDTGRVELLAEQSAAPQSMQRLTKDLARLGSPLLRRRVWLCGATSQQPLLYATSWWNSDHLAQYLPHPDLPIGQNLIQEKLETFREVRRLYYGEAEPVARLLNCRGPFWARHYLLLHRGQPLTVIYEVFSSRLQARVLSG
- a CDS encoding DUF2811 domain-containing protein codes for the protein MDSPTVSILSEIPEELHDTLKNYLSRHPDWDQDRVVTAALSLFLLQSGDTDRRAARIYLDSLFRRN
- the clpS gene encoding ATP-dependent Clp protease adapter ClpS; this translates as MTTEAPTRPAQQSSPSRTRVRQPYPHFKVIVLDDDFNTFQHVTECLLKYIPGMTLPLARQLTVQVDAEGQAVVWVGPQEQAELYHQQLLREGLTMAPLEPA
- a CDS encoding Fur family transcriptional regulator, which codes for MSSSRQTRSQKLILEVLKQSLRPLSAQEIFLELRNANHSVGLATVYRALEALRNEGKLQAVNLGDQQTYYQVLPSNGHNRHHLICTECRRVVPLPDCPVGDLEEQLASRYQFVIEYHVLDFYGICAECRGESSSNPGSQRSSCLEAKPQ
- the cobT gene encoding nicotinate mononucleotide-dependent phosphoribosyltransferase CobT yields the protein MFPFPGVKAYTQPSLAQQWCQRVQGSRPLFLACLGFTETALIPGISAAGATPSLRRYTALADGEVLLGDYSHRLPTSPDGYPSPVVISRAVLRELGIPCRVFDCGLPEPLPGAETVSARGIARCLSTGQALSLEQVGSLWQEGYERGSRLESSYCVIGECVAGGTTTALAVLLGLGWQAEGMVNSSHPVCNHAQKLALARQGLARLPARATAPEVVAAVGDPMQPFVAGLAMAAAQRGPVLLAGGTQMLAVLALMRRWGEEQGIPWPPENVAIGTTRWVAEDPSGNTVGLAELLGEVPLLATQLSFAQSRYAPLRAYERGYVKEGVGAGGLAIVSSLYAGWGQAELLAAVERSYEQLVLQAGSRGAIVRPSRSNC
- a CDS encoding RibD family protein; translation: MKTARPHVVAILAQSLDGRIATHRGQRPHFASAEDHQHLETQAARQQALIMGAATLRAYGTSLRIRDPELIQRRLQQGLSPQPLTIICSGSGEIPEDLPFFRQPLTRWLWTTPQGSRLWQNRTGFEEIWVAADWDLPARLARLRSLGIERVGLLGGGRLLGAFLQAGALDELWVTLAPVLLSGYADAPASIEGWQLQGSPPQLELLECHRGSKELFLRYRVEWP
- a CDS encoding AbrB family transcriptional regulator translates to MMNYLWTLLIGLAGALIAVKLRLPAGALVGSMVAVGLVNVWGAIPIPTPPAGIRFVMQVVLGILLGSKLTADTLLALKDLWRPALLCTVIAVGTGVLSGYLISRWLGIERLTAILGTAPGGISDMSLIALDMGAQASTVVVMHLARLISVIVVVPWLVRLLIQPGTS